TGCTTTGAGCGTTGTTGATCAAGCCCTGCACCGTCAGGCCGGCGATGGCTGCGGTGTACACCATCCGCGCTCCGCACAGCACGCAGCTGAACGGATCCCGCTGCAAGAACGCTTTGCTCATCTGCGCAAAATACAGTTTTGGCGCTTTGCCACGCCTTTCCATGCGTAGCGCCTCATACACCCGGGGTAGCTGTCGGCCACAGACGCGGTTGGCCAGAAATCCAAAATACCGGATCATCCGAAAGTGCTTTTCGGGGATGTGCAGGCTGCAGGCATTTCGTTGGTAAGGATCTGGATGGCCGTACCAAAGCCTCCGTCGAGCTCGTTCACCAAACCCTTAGGTTAATCGAATACTACAAACCAGCATTGTGGGCTGTAGAAAATCCAGTTGGCCGTATCGAAAAATTAGGAGGGCTCCCGGGATGGAGACTTTCATTCGATCCGTGCCACGTTGGAGATCCCTATACGAAGAAGACCTTAATCTGGGGCCGTTTCAACGCAGACCTTCCCGTTGCACCGGTCATGCCTGTTGAGGGTTCCAAAATGCACCTCAAGTACGGAGGCCGGAGCCTCGCGACAAAAAACGCAAGAAGCGTAACCCCCGAGGGATTTTCGTACGCTTTCTTCATGGCAAATAACCAACTTGATAACCCTCAATTTGCCCTACGGGCGAAGTACGACCGTCTTTCGTCGCGACTTTTGGGCCAGGCCATTGACGCGGGTTTGAAACCTCATGAGATCAGCGAGCTCATTGACGATGCATACCTTATGGATCTTGACGACAACAAGGCCCACTTGCTGCTGAGCAAGGCTGTGTCTATGCGCGGCGTTAACCTAGACAGCTTCTTGGATAAAGGCGGGCAGATAGCAATGAGCTTTTAGTGCTGTTTCGTTCTTGCCCGGTTTGTAGCTGGGCAGAGCGGGTTTGTTGCTACTAGCAACAACACGATTCAGCTCAAATGGCTTAAAACGATAATATTCCTGAATTCTCCTGTTTACAAGCTGTGTTCATGAACTATAATCAATTTTCAACCTACAGAAGGGCATTTACATGAACTCAACCGAAGAATCTCAGTTGGAGCTACAGAGTTTTGTCGACTTTGGAGCCTTAACATTTTCTCCACAGTTTGCCGCTGAGTGCTTTGGGCTGACGACCAGGCGACTGAAGGATATTGAAGAGGAGAATGGAGTTGAGATTCGTCGTGTTCCTCGTGGCACCTCTACTGCACGGGTTTATGGACTCGCCGATCTATTCGCTATCGCAGCCCTACGTCGACGCTTGGGACATTCGAAAGGACTTCCGCGCCAAATCGTTGCTTCGACATTTGTACCGAAAGGCGGCACAGCTAAAACAACTACGGCTGTGAACCTAGCTCTGTCTGCTCAGTTCGCAGGCATGAAAACGCTGATCATCGACAACGACCCTCAGGGCGACACATCCAGCATGCTGGGCTACGACCCTGATTTGGGGCCGGAGGACCTGACCGAGATGGGTATTCCTCAGGATCGACTTGTAGACGGCCACCTCGGCAATCTGATCAGTCCTCTGTTGCGGATGCGTGCATTCGATCCGAAAACCCTTGATGAGGTCATCAAGAAGCCATTTGGTGAGGATGGCATTCACCTGATTCCTGCGGATTCCTACATCGAGGATTTGGGCGTTGCCCTGGACGCTTCTAACAACCCCGATATGTGGTATGCCCGTTGGATTGAACAGGCCAAAACCGGCCAAATACCTGGCTGTGATCTTTCGAGCTATGACCTGATCATCTTCGATAACGCCCCTGCCGGTTCCCGACTGACTAAAAATTCAGTTGCAGCTAGCGACTTACTTCTGTGTCCGATTCGAATGGACAAGTTTTCATTCCGCGCCCTTCTTCGGCTGAACGATTGGTGCGCCCGATTTGCACGGGAATACAGCTACGCACCTAAATTGCTCGCGATCCCGACGATGTTTATCCGCAATCGCCCGTCTCTAATCAATAATCTTTTCCGTCTTAATGAGCTTTTTCCTGGCCGGGTAACGGAAGAAAAAATCTATGTCTCTGAGGAGTACGCCAAGTCACTGGATGACGGCATTCCGCTGCTGCTGTGGAAAGGGGCTACCTCAAAAAGTCTTGGTCCAGTCCGAAGCGTACACCGGGAAATTCTCAACAAAATCCGGGAAATTGCTTCGGCCTGAGTTGTTGCTAGTAGCAACAAAAGAGAACCCGTGTTGCTACTAGCAACACTGAATGTTGGAGATGCAGCACATGAAATCAAACGATTACCCTGGAAAACCTAAAACTGGCGTGGTTGGCCTTCGCAGGCCAGCAGAGATTCCAGAAGGAACTCCATCCAGCGCGCAGGGAAGGGCAGCAATGCTCCAAATGCTGGATGAAAAGGCCCAGGAGCCATTGGTTGGAGAGTGGATAGGTAAAGACCAATCCCTAGAGGATATTGACGTCTCAAGCGTCGATGTATCGCCATACCAGCCTCGGATGATCTTTGACAAGGTGGCTATCTCGCTACTCGTGGAGTCAATACGTGAAATTGGACTGGGTAAACCAATTCTTGTAAGACCTCTTCCAAACGGCAGACATGAGCTCGTAGGTGGTGAGAGGCGTTGGAGAGCTGTCACTATCTTGGGATGGGACAGGATACCGGCTGTTGTGAAGCCAATGAGCGACGACATGGCAATGTTGCTCGCACTGGCAGACAACGAGCATGAAGAGTTGACTGACTATGAGCTTGCTCGTAGCTACGACCGCTACCTTCAAAATGGTAATGATAAGAGCCAAAGCGCCATTGCACGTCGCTTGGGGATCAACCGTTCTGTAGTAAGTCGGTGCCTTGACCTTATGAAGCTCCCGACTTCGATACGCCAAGTACTTGATCAGCATCCAGGTCTGATTAC
This region of Pseudomonas cannabina genomic DNA includes:
- a CDS encoding ParA family protein → MNSTEESQLELQSFVDFGALTFSPQFAAECFGLTTRRLKDIEEENGVEIRRVPRGTSTARVYGLADLFAIAALRRRLGHSKGLPRQIVASTFVPKGGTAKTTTAVNLALSAQFAGMKTLIIDNDPQGDTSSMLGYDPDLGPEDLTEMGIPQDRLVDGHLGNLISPLLRMRAFDPKTLDEVIKKPFGEDGIHLIPADSYIEDLGVALDASNNPDMWYARWIEQAKTGQIPGCDLSSYDLIIFDNAPAGSRLTKNSVAASDLLLCPIRMDKFSFRALLRLNDWCARFAREYSYAPKLLAIPTMFIRNRPSLINNLFRLNELFPGRVTEEKIYVSEEYAKSLDDGIPLLLWKGATSKSLGPVRSVHREILNKIREIASA
- a CDS encoding ParB/RepB/Spo0J family partition protein, translated to MKSNDYPGKPKTGVVGLRRPAEIPEGTPSSAQGRAAMLQMLDEKAQEPLVGEWIGKDQSLEDIDVSSVDVSPYQPRMIFDKVAISLLVESIREIGLGKPILVRPLPNGRHELVGGERRWRAVTILGWDRIPAVVKPMSDDMAMLLALADNEHEELTDYELARSYDRYLQNGNDKSQSAIARRLGINRSVVSRCLDLMKLPTSIRQVLDQHPGLITANYAKKFVDLAEQDVHIVERQVLSMVEKGTKQEQALRQIAVKIAACSNQGRPAFVPRPVAGIGTIKLSGQKLELKCEKGIDPNLLLQEFENFLNKFDRSKLAAKEAE